Proteins found in one Neodiprion lecontei isolate iyNeoLeco1 chromosome 6, iyNeoLeco1.1, whole genome shotgun sequence genomic segment:
- the LOC107218218 gene encoding mantle protein — protein sequence MKIFILATIVGLASASHYGEEEHGHGGTTYHETSKPVEIPIYKKYAIPIPHPVPVAVPQHIKVPIPQPYQVQVQVPHPVPVEVIKHVEIPVEKPEPYVVEKKVPYVVEKPYPVTVEKHFPVPIPKPYAVHVPVYKHVFHHQSSKGHGGWKH from the exons ATGAAGATTTTT ATATTGGCAACGATAGTGGGGCTAGCTTCGGCCAGTCATTACGGCGAAGAAGAACATGGGCACGGCGGAACGACGTACCACGAAACCTCGAAACCAGTCGAGATACCGATATACAAAAAATATGCCATCCCAATACCGCATCCGGTGCCAGTCGCCGTTCCCCAGCACATCAAAGTCCCGATTCCGCAGCCTTACCAAGTCCAAGTGCAGGTTCCGCACCCAGTTCCCGTTGAAGTTATCAAGCACGTTGAAATACCGGTAGAAAAACCGGAGCCTTACGTCGTGGAAAAGAAG GTCCCGTACGTTGTTGAAAAACCGTATCCTGTCACCGTGGAAAAACATTTCCCGGTACCAATCCCGAAGCCGTACGCCGTCCACGTACCGGTATACAAGCACGTCTTCCATCACCAAAGCAGCAAAGGACACGGAGGCTGGAAGCACTGA
- the LOC124295190 gene encoding uncharacterized protein LOC124295190, giving the protein MKLLLCTMMMMMMIAASRAGRIIRSIDDHTLQENNFPNLHTVNHGHGATSYQNVNIENQHKPHTATQHIHEFQYQVSPTKPAPFVIVDGTNDLLFASDNDPYTSNNIEHVEINSIAEPFAYYDHYDFDYDYGLH; this is encoded by the exons ATGAAATTATTA TTGTgcacgatgatgatgatgatgatgatcgcTGCTTCGAGGGCCGGTAGAATTATCCGAAGTATCGATGATCACACCTTGCAGGAGAATAACTTTCCGAACTTGCACACGGTTAATCACGGCCACGGTGCGACTAGCtaccaaaatgtaaacatagAAAATCAGCACAAGCCTCACACTGCGACACAACATATTCACG AATTCCAGTATCAAGTTTCGCCTACAAAACCAGCGCCGTTTGTGATCGTTGACGGTACTAACGACCTTCTATTCGCTTCTGACAATG atcCGTACACGTCAAATAATATTGAGCACGTTGAAATCAACAGTATCGCAGAACCGTTCGCATACTACGATCACTACGATTTCGACTACGATTACGGACTTCATTGA